The stretch of DNA TTTTGAATTAAATTAGTTCTCTCGTATGGACCTCTATCCATAATAATTGACAACGTATGTAcctaaaattaattacataattgATCTATTCCCGTGCGCATGATCTAGATAAGGCAATGTTTTGTGAGACCATATATGTATATGAAAACCGTCTGATTTTGGTATCATCTATCAAGATTAGGGGGTCTATGTGAGAGAATTATACCCTAGGTCCACAGTTTTATTCTAGTTTCATCAAAATATATTCAAGATATTATCTAAATATGCACTATATTCTAGAGTTTTTGATGGAAACGAGCAGCACCGTCTCAACAATTTGTAGGACCCTTGTGCGAGCAAGACACTAAGGGCCCGCTGACCTAATGTTACAGCATGACGATTGAAATATATAGTACTATTATATAAGAGATAACTTGCAGCATCTAATATGtcaaaaaatattagaattagaATTTAGAAAATTAGATCCCTACAACTGATAACTAAACTGGATATGCAAATCTGCAACTGCAATCACTTACCATTGGCCACATTCACAGAGTCGCGGAGTGTCGAACTAAACTGAAAACTGATAATTGATCGGAGACACGGAGCAACACTGCAACAGACAAGACAGGCAGAGGCAAGATTCAGTTCAATTGAGGCTTTAGGCCTTCCAGGGAGACAAGGATTTAGGGGATGCTGGACCCCAGAAGTCCAGAACCTGCTGAGTAGAGTACTCGAGTGCAAACCTAACTGCAGGGCTGCGGCACACCGATGAGGTCAGCCCTGCCACCCTCAAACCGTGATCACCTAATCGGTGATTCCCGCAAGGTCGTGAAATATGTTGTCCCCACAAAGGAAGTCGATATCGCAAATAGGAAGGGTCATGGCCAGGGATATGAAACGAGAGCAGTAGATGGATCGTATGAGCCTCAATACACGTAGTATAGAGGGGTATACTCATGGGCGCTCAACGCCATGGGCCCTCGGCCCTCACACTCTCTGCACCCCCCTATGAGACGGGTCTGGAAACAAGAGTCACTTCTACCAAAATCAGCATTTTCGAAATCTAAAGGTCAAATACAAGCAAAATAAGTTTGAGTTTATGGTGGGATCTAAGAACCATGGTGGGGTTGCGCTCTAGATGTGTGTTTTAAGTGGCGAAGTTCTCCAAAATAGGTCCTTCTGAACCTCATTGACTTAAGATCATCTTAAGGAATAGGTTCGTCATAACAGCTATACAATCTCTTCAGATTCTTTAGGGTTTGATTGGTTATCTGTATTAGGCTTAGCTTGTATTAGGTATTATACCACATAATCTAAGCTAACATAAACACATACAGTGTCTTGATTTTGATTGTTTTGCATAAGTAAGATGCATTTGGTAAAATTATTTTTGTTCGTTTATATCTAATTGCATATAGTCAACATGTATGTTCTATTAGATCTCATTTTTCTAATAAAACgtgaaaatattttatttttgtatccATCCTCTTGTAGATATGTAttgtttaataaaaaaaatctaaacatACTAGCTAATGCTTTATTGGCCTGTTTATTTTACATTGTGAAAGCTTGCATAAAAACCCACTGCATAAAACTATAAAAAGGCTATGTAAACGACTAAGGCCCTATTTGAATTACTTAGCTAGTTTTGTTCAGCCAGTGAAATAATTATTAGTTGATATTCAGCTGACAATTAGCTAAAATATTAGCTTGATCTGTTTGGATTCATTGAAATAATTATTAGCAGCTAATTATTATCTGCTAGATGCAAACGGGCCAATGAGACCTTAAACAACTTACACCTCGGTCCCACTTGTCTGGAGTTAACACTCGAGTCTGTTACGCTGATCCGGGCCCGATCACCATCGGCGTCCACGCACACCGTCACGTGGGCCCATCGGTGACTCTACCCCACATAGCAGGGACACAAAACTCAGGGGTCCCACCTCTCCGGATAAAACGCAGCGACCACACAAGCAAGTGACCACCACAGTCGACAACGGCATtaccctctctctctcatctcATCTTCCCACTCCTCCCATTTGTCCTCTTCCTCTCCCTCCCACTCCACGCCACCGTGCCCGAACTCCAAAgccccgcgccgcgccgcccgccgccAGCTACCACCCCCTCCTCACCCAGATGCCGCGGCCGTCGGGATCACCGGAGCGGCGCCTCGCCGTGCTCCTGTCCCACTTCCACCCGTGGTGCCAACCTTCGCGCACCATCCCCGGCGTCGTCGCCAGCGCCGAGTGCCTCGGGACCGCAGCCGCGGCGGAGGCCGAGACGGAGGGGAGCCTCTCCACGTGGCCCTGCGCAGGAGGAGAGAAGGGGGAGTCCTCGGGTGGCGGGGACTGCGTGTTCTGCAACATCGTCGCGGGCACCGCGCAGGCCTTCAAGGTTAGTTTGCTGCGCGCTGCCGCCGCCCGCTCCCAGCTTATTCAACCATTCTGCGTGTAATCGCGTCGCTACACGAGGCGTTCTCTACTTGTCTCCAGCACTTTCGTGGACTTTGGGTTTAGATATTTGCTCTCGTGATGGCTTCGTGTGTCAGTTGTTGATGAACTTGTTGCCTGTTTATTGATGAAATCGGATGGTTGTGTGCTGCATTTTGCAGCTCTACGAGGATGATATGTGTTTGTGCATCCTGGATACTAAACCTCTAACAAGCGGGTAAGGGTTTAATGCTCTTCTCACTTGTCAGCTCTATCATTACTTCGGTTTGCACATTGGTGTGCTTAATAATTTTGTTCAGTTACATGAGTTTGTCAACCACGATTAAAACCACATAGAGATAGCGACTTGTGTGAAACGTGAATTTTCACTGGTAACATGCAGTTTTTGTTATTTGTGTGCATCAAGTTTGTGTTGCTTTGTTTGCTATGTTCGATTAATGTGAATTGGCAAAGAATGTCTGAAATAACCTCTACTAAAAGTCAGTATGTTGGGCACGCTGAACTGCTGAAGGAGAAGTTGAGATGGTTTGCTTGATACAAGGGTAATCTAGACTTTTTGTTTGTGCAATTGACTTTAAATAGCATTCAATATGCCGTCAGATATTCAAGTTTTTGCACTAGAAGGAATGGATGACAATGACATAATTAATGCCCAATGTGAAAGGAAATATTACTGCTAGAATCTGGACTTGAATGTTTTGATCTTCAGTGTTTGGATACATCACAGATGCCATATGTAAACCAACCTTTTCTGCCCTTGAGCTGTAAAATTGTAGAACAGTGAAGAACTGGGAATGACACTATTATCTCTGCTGTCGTTTACTTGTCATCATTCaagtattttttttaagaaaaatctAAATGGCACTTCTGGTCTCTCCATTTGACATTGTGATTTATGCACCAGATGGCATGTGTACCTTTTACATCTGTGCAATTGTTAGTCCTGTAGATTACCTCTTTTATGAAGCTAGAATTTGCAGTGCTGAGTTCCTTTGAGTGCCATTATATAGCCTTGTGGTATTATTGATCAGGCCAGATATGTCCTCAACTACCAGTGGCACACTCTTAAAAAATTGGTAGTTGAGTTGCAGCTCTTTAGgtgtctaaactttttatattatCTCATTATCTGGGCAATAAACATTTCAATGCATTTTGACATCAATTCTACTTTTGGTGACATGTCTTCACTTTGTTGGCTCACTAGTCATCCAGTTGTTGCTGTGCTGTAAAATACTACCTTCACCCCAGAAAAGATGCAATTCTAGCTTTGGTCAGAGTCAAACTAATTTAAGTTTGACTGAGTATTTAAGACTCAAAACAggtatattataaaatatattcaataACAAATCTAATAGTACTTATAAAAAATGATAAGCATTGATATCTTtgcatataaatttagtcaaacttaagattgTTTGACTGAGCACTATTCTAGAATTGCAGCCTTTTTGGGATGAAAGGAGTATCACCTATTATACGTTATTTATAGCGAAATTAAGGAAGTATCTGTACATTTGAACTGAATAGCATAGAGAAGCGTATCTAGAGGTTGAACTGGGTTTATTCTTGACTACAAAAATGCACCTGTTTAGTAGTGATATTCAACATGAACAATTTTTTGGTTGGTGAAGCTCTATTAGTTAACAGTGTTCATTTCCTATTCTGTAAGAGCTTAAGGACATGCAGTATATTTTTGTGGTACTGATGCACATATCAGTTTACTACTCAATAATTTGTTAACTGAACCATATATTGCTCTTATTTGGTCTTAGCTCATGTGCTTAGTGCATTGTTGTTATGCCATTTGTAACATCATCGCATGTTAATGCATTTTACCCTCAATTAATGTTCTTTGTTTTCTGTTTCCTCTGTAGGCATTCCCTTATCATTCCAAAAAGCCATTATCCATCACTGCAAACAACACCACCAACTGTAAGTTTCGTTATCGGAAAAACACAGAAGAGCTTGATATTTATGTGGTTGATTGGATAAGCAATTGTTTGGTTACAACAtgttatttatatttctttCTGTTTCTGCTCTGGGCAGTCAATTATCACCGTATGGCTCCAGTTTTACTTTTTTTTCCCCGGATTGGGACACGGCCATTATAAAGGCCCCCTTTGGAAATCGGGAACTTTTCCTGTTTCCTTCATTTTCCTGTGAAAATGGCCCGATTCATGTATGACTCATGTGAAATTCTTGCGTCCCAAAAGaggtctaaataaaaaaataaattctatACTGTTTCACATTGCTATATCTAAAAACTATCTTGTGCTTTTATGGCTCTGTGAAGATATTTCCTTTTGTTCATCAGTTCCTGAAGATTCATAGTAATACTTATCTTTGATAAACAATATCTCCATAGTATGTATGCATTTATAATTCATTAGATTATGTGTTGCTTATTTTACTTCAGGACTGCATTATAGGGAAGTCCTGTAGATTAACCTTTGATTTTTTAAATTCAGGTACTAGCCGCTATCTGCTCTAAATTGCCACTCCTGGGTACTGCAATCATGAAGGCTACTCAATGTGGTAGGTAAATCATAACTTACAGGCTTCTTGTTTTGCACCCtgtaaatttatttggataattagCTAGTGTTAACACTATCCTCTGATAAGACCGTTTGCTTGTGTAAGCTACACATAACTGATAGTAACAACATCctataagtattacttttgtaTTTGTGTTCCATTTTCTCATGTACTGTGATTATTCTTCTGTACAAGACAACTTTGTTTTGGTTACATTTATCTCAATGCTATCCTTTTTAGTTTGAATTGGTTAGTCATTTAACTCAATATATGGTATGAGGCCCATAGATCTTGAGTTTGAATCCTTGCTAGCGCAATAAAAGAATCATCGTTTGCTTCTATTACACTTCACAATCAGCTTAGCTTTTAGGTTGAACTGCATGTAACAGTAAAACGTTTACTGGTATATATTCTGCTACTTCTGCAGCTTCACTAATCAGCATAGGGTTTTCTGCTCTATTGATGTTCATGGGGTATTTCTTTTAGCGTATGATCGCAttgacattttttttttcacacaAGAAAATTATTCTCATTCTTTTGTGCATTGGACAACATTAGGTTTGAGTGTCTGAGAGTCTGGAAACACAAAAGAACTTCTGTTCACTACATCTTTTTTGGTCTTCTCTTGTAGTACTTTCAGGCAAATGAACAACCACGGAAAATATTCTATACCCTAGAAATGTGAATACATATGCCGTTTAAGTAACTTATATATTATTTCTTCATTGGTAGCTTTGTTGACCCTGCTCAGAACAtgagaatttttttttcttatattgGTTTGCATTGGGTTAATCACAGCCTGGTGTATCTGGGGTTCTTAAGAATGCATAACAAAGCATTTGCCAGTGTTCACCTAGACGTTCTAAATGGCCTAGTCAGGCACCCATCATTTAGCCAATTGCTTGGACTAAATAGCTGTGTAATCAACCTATGTGAACATGAATTTACAGGCTGTGTAATCTGCCTAAATGGCATATAGGCAAAAATGGCATTTGGGTAGCAAAAAGACAAGTTAGGGTTCTTTTGGGCATTCACCTCAATGTATTTTTTGGAAGCAGTAATGAAGCATGCCGTTGGTGTGCTGTTTGCACTGATACTGATAAGTGGTGTTAAAAATTTACCTGTTCATAGCAGTAATCTTGTTAACTTTGCAATTTTGTTCCCAGTTCCGCACTGTGCATCTAGTGTGCTGTTATTGTATTCCATTCTTTACTTTATATTTTATAATCGTGTAAAAGTTTGAGTTATGGAACTCATCTATGCCATCTCATATTATGTGTAGTTACCTACTTTAGGTGACCATATTACTTCAGTTTTCCCTAATAGTATCTTTGTTATGCAGATGCATTCAATGTGCTAATTAACAATGGAGAAAAGGCAGGACAGGTTATTTTTCATGTGAGTAATATGACATGCTGTTTTTCACTACTTGACTTTGAAGAAATACCATGTTACTATTATCTGTGCTGTCTGTACCAAGTTTTTCTAATAGAGGTTTCATTGCAGACTCATGTACACATCATTCCACGTAGCAAAGATGATAACCTGTGGTCTTCAGAGGTAAATGAAAATTCGCTTATGTCTCCTTTCATGCTCAATTAATTTTCTCTCGTAATTTTTATTGATATACTGGAATTGTGAACATTTGCGCAGACCTACTCTAGGAACCCTATTTCGCATGGCCAGGAAACTAAGCTTCttgttagcagcatcaaggaaaTAATCTCTTCTTCCCCCAAAGACTAGATGTCATCCACGCCAAAGGAACTCTGAAACAACTCCATAAGAATGTAGACAACCGATTCAAAGGGCATTTTTGGCTTTTCCTCTCGTTCAGCCTGAAGAGCATTGCTGCGGGATGAATTGATGTACAGCTTTGTCTGAATCATTCCTTCAAATTTTGATAGTTACTGATAAAGTACTGAGTTGTAGAAAAGGCAATTGCGGTAGATCTTAAGGTCATAGTGATCAGAAACCATCTTGTGAAGAATTGTAAAGATTTGGTTTCTGAAAGTTGGTAGGTTTAAACTTCTGGTATCAAGTGGGAGAATGAGAACCGGCAAACCTGAGCCCGGGTGTAGGTGGTGGATTCCAGTCCACACAATGTTTTGATCTCATCAGAACCTTAGGAGACATGGATATATGAATGAGTACATATATGGTGGAGATTTTTGAATCATAAGCCATTTTCTTTCTGAAGCAGAGATAAGCCAGTAGTAGAGCGCTCTGAACAATGCTGTCTCTGGTTATTCAATTTTTCAAGTGCCTGCGTCTTGTTTAAAATTAGTTGCCTGCATGAGCATGATCCTTATTTTGGTGTTTGATGTTCTTTTCACATGATGTTCGTGTTCTTCATATAGCAGGAGTAACATCGCTTTGTATCATTTGCACGTCCATCTTGGGCAAGAAAAAAACAAGTTTTTGAAACCATACAAGGATTTAACTGACGCAATTCGTACAACAACTAATTGTTCCTATTAAGAAACAACCCAATGATACTATATGCATTGTTTCATAGTAGTATTCTCTCTATATATGACACAAAATATATGCATATTTCACACTTCAAGGAGTCCACCAATTTTAAATTTAACTGAAGGCCTGCTCAGTTCCCCATTTGGGCAAAAAAAATGTTTTGGCTTTGGCCCACCATTcttggaactaaacaccatctaattttttttgtcaaaattgTTGCCGTTTTGTGTTCtgaattttggcctcaagagccTAAAAGGCCTCAAGAGCCTAAAAGAGCAACTTCATGTATTTTAAACCCTGGAAATTTTGATATTTTGGATGAAAGTAAACACATCTATGAAAaatttggcattttgcatttcatcatTCCAAAGTATTTGGTATTTTGCATTCATGGGAACTAAACACACCCTTATACATATAAAAAAACTGTTAGACCTTGTTTGGAtattgtcggattcacctcaattcACATGTGCTGGAAGTGGA from Sorghum bicolor cultivar BTx623 chromosome 8, Sorghum_bicolor_NCBIv3, whole genome shotgun sequence encodes:
- the LOC8058190 gene encoding adenylylsulfatase HINT3 translates to MPRPSGSPERRLAVLLSHFHPWCQPSRTIPGVVASAECLGTAAAAEAETEGSLSTWPCAGGEKGESSGGGDCVFCNIVAGTAQAFKLYEDDMCLCILDTKPLTSGHSLIIPKSHYPSLQTTPPTVLAAICSKLPLLGTAIMKATQCDAFNVLINNGEKAGQVIFHTHVHIIPRSKDDNLWSSETYSRNPISHGQETKLLVSSIKEIISSSPKD